The following coding sequences are from one Haploplasma axanthum window:
- the deoD gene encoding purine-nucleoside phosphorylase: MPTPHIELKDKDLIAKTVIMPGDPLRAKYIAETFLKDVVQINGVRNMFGYTGKFNGKKVTVMGSGMGMPSIGIYSYELFKFYDVEAIIRVGSAGAYTDKLKLYDVVLAKDAWSESSYAKTMGVTGRKTLPATKSLNNRLLKSAAKVGVTLHTETIHSSDVFYRVNPDEFKDIYEKHNAVCVEMESFALFTNAKALGKKAACLLTISDSLVTHEATTAQERQEAFKEMMLVALNSI, encoded by the coding sequence ATACCAACACCACATATTGAGTTGAAAGACAAAGATTTAATTGCTAAAACAGTTATTATGCCTGGAGATCCATTAAGAGCTAAGTATATCGCTGAAACTTTTCTTAAAGATGTAGTTCAAATTAATGGAGTAAGAAACATGTTTGGTTATACTGGTAAGTTTAATGGTAAAAAAGTAACAGTTATGGGTTCTGGAATGGGAATGCCAAGTATTGGTATTTATTCATATGAATTATTTAAATTCTATGATGTAGAAGCAATCATTAGAGTAGGTTCTGCTGGTGCTTATACTGATAAATTGAAATTATATGATGTTGTATTAGCTAAAGATGCTTGGAGTGAATCAAGTTATGCTAAGACAATGGGAGTGACAGGAAGAAAAACATTACCTGCAACTAAATCATTAAATAATCGATTGTTAAAATCAGCTGCAAAAGTTGGAGTTACATTACATACTGAAACAATTCATTCATCAGATGTTTTTTACCGTGTAAATCCAGATGAGTTTAAAGATATTTATGAAAAACATAATGCTGTTTGTGTGGAAATGGAATCATTTGCTTTGTTTACTAATGCAAAAGCATTAGGTAAGAAAGCTGCATGTCTATTAACAATCTCTGATTCGCTTGTAACACATGAAGCAACAACTGCACAAGAAAGACAAGAAGCTTTCAAAGAAATGATGTTAGTTGCTTTAAATAGTATTTAA
- a CDS encoding YczE/YyaS/YitT family protein → MDKKIIIRKVVFEIIGIILLALGVTGIIVTELGASSLDAFNVFFGKLVKIETGTATLITNAVIAVILFALTRNFKLVFSIVVGILIGLCINFWQPLLNNIFNIGDANSIMNHYWFSIPFGLVSIVIVAIGAAILIIEKLPMSSYDELTLYLSKKIGSYHKTKVLLDTFFLILAIILGLITKLLTTQINFFTIIVVIGVGPTINFILRIYEKRKEKKNAIE, encoded by the coding sequence ATGGATAAAAAAATAATTATCAGGAAAGTAGTATTTGAAATAATCGGAATAATACTTTTAGCTTTGGGTGTTACAGGAATTATTGTAACTGAATTAGGTGCAAGTTCACTTGATGCATTTAACGTTTTCTTTGGAAAACTAGTGAAAATAGAAACAGGAACAGCTACCCTTATTACAAATGCAGTAATTGCCGTCATATTGTTTGCACTAACAAGAAACTTTAAATTAGTTTTTAGTATTGTTGTAGGAATATTAATTGGATTATGTATAAACTTTTGGCAGCCACTACTTAATAATATCTTTAATATTGGAGATGCGAATAGTATAATGAATCATTATTGGTTTAGTATTCCATTTGGACTTGTATCAATTGTTATAGTAGCTATTGGTGCAGCAATATTAATAATAGAAAAACTACCAATGTCATCATATGATGAACTAACACTTTATCTAAGTAAAAAAATTGGTTCTTACCATAAAACTAAAGTTTTACTAGATACATTTTTCTTAATATTGGCGATAATTCTAGGATTAATAACTAAATTATTAACTACACAAATTAATTTCTTCACAATAATTGTAGTTATAGGTGTTGGTCCAACAATTAATTTCATATTAAGAATTTATGAAAAAAGAAAGGAAAAGAAAAATGCAATTGAATAA
- the deoC gene encoding deoxyribose-phosphate aldolase — MQLNKYIDHTKLGANVSKEQIDKLIKEAKEYNFKSVCVNPIWVAYAKEQLKGTDVLVCTVIGFPHGTHTPIIKTQETLDAVINGADEIDVVINVTALKQGNYETILDELEGVVIAAGGRTVKVIIETCYLTKEEIIKASELTVEAGADFVKTSTGFGTGGAKVEDVKLMKETVGKDAEVKASGGVRTYEDAMAMIEAGATRIGTSNGVDIVLKKEKKNDTNTTY, encoded by the coding sequence ATGCAATTGAATAAATATATTGATCATACTAAACTTGGAGCAAACGTTTCAAAAGAGCAAATTGATAAACTAATTAAAGAAGCAAAAGAATATAACTTTAAAAGTGTTTGTGTTAATCCTATTTGGGTTGCATATGCAAAAGAACAATTAAAAGGAACTGATGTTTTAGTTTGTACTGTTATTGGTTTTCCACATGGAACACATACACCAATAATCAAAACACAAGAAACACTTGATGCTGTTATTAATGGTGCTGATGAAATAGATGTTGTTATTAATGTTACAGCCTTAAAACAAGGCAATTATGAAACTATTTTAGATGAATTAGAAGGTGTAGTAATTGCTGCTGGTGGTAGAACCGTTAAAGTTATTATTGAAACTTGTTATTTAACAAAAGAAGAAATTATCAAAGCTTCTGAACTAACAGTTGAAGCTGGAGCAGACTTTGTAAAAACTTCAACAGGATTTGGTACAGGTGGTGCTAAAGTTGAAGATGTTAAATTGATGAAAGAAACAGTTGGAAAAGATGCTGAAGTAAAAGCATCAGGTGGAGTTAGAACGTATGAAGATGCTATGGCAATGATTGAAGCAGGTGCGACAAGAATTGGTACTTCAAATGGCGTTGACATTGTACTTAAAAAGGAGAAAAAAAATGATACCAACACCACATATTGA
- the ftsZ gene encoding cell division protein FtsZ, producing the protein MFGESNNFDQKPIIKVIGVGGGGGNAIDRMIENDVKGVSFVAVNTDAQVLKLSKANERIQIGKKLTRGLGAGAKFEVGREAALESMDELKEMLEGVDMVFITAGMGGGTGTGAAPVIAKLAKDMGILTVAIVTKPFGFEGPGRMKAAIYGLEEIRPYVDTLIVIPNERLLLISGPETQLLDAFRESDNVLRQGVQGIAEIIAIPGIINVDFADVRTVMEDKGTALMGIGLSSGENRAIEAARKAIHSKLLEVTIDGATDAIVNIASGSNITLFETQQALDEIKNAVDNDLNIIYGTTVNADLGDEMIVTVIATGYELKAKDNTFDNFASELFNKTSNEQVVITKEGLMAKGEVENEVKPDKTDKKINLPSWLTGNKK; encoded by the coding sequence GTGTTCGGAGAATCTAACAATTTTGATCAAAAGCCAATTATTAAAGTTATTGGTGTCGGTGGTGGCGGAGGAAATGCTATTGACCGAATGATAGAAAACGACGTCAAAGGTGTTTCTTTTGTTGCTGTAAATACAGATGCACAAGTATTAAAACTATCAAAAGCAAACGAAAGAATCCAAATCGGAAAAAAACTGACTAGAGGTCTAGGTGCTGGAGCTAAGTTTGAAGTAGGTCGTGAGGCAGCATTAGAATCAATGGATGAACTAAAGGAAATGTTAGAAGGCGTTGATATGGTTTTCATTACTGCTGGTATGGGTGGCGGAACTGGAACAGGTGCTGCGCCAGTTATTGCTAAACTTGCTAAAGATATGGGGATTTTAACGGTTGCTATTGTGACTAAACCATTTGGTTTTGAAGGACCTGGAAGAATGAAAGCAGCGATATACGGACTTGAAGAAATAAGACCATATGTTGATACATTAATCGTTATTCCAAATGAAAGATTATTACTAATCTCTGGACCTGAAACACAATTATTAGATGCGTTTAGAGAATCGGATAATGTTTTAAGACAAGGTGTTCAAGGAATTGCTGAGATTATTGCAATTCCAGGAATTATTAATGTTGACTTTGCTGATGTTAGAACAGTAATGGAAGATAAAGGGACTGCACTTATGGGTATTGGATTGTCTTCTGGAGAAAATCGTGCAATCGAAGCAGCAAGAAAAGCAATTCATTCTAAATTATTAGAAGTAACAATTGATGGAGCAACTGATGCTATCGTTAATATTGCTTCTGGTTCAAATATTACCTTGTTTGAAACACAACAAGCGTTAGACGAAATTAAGAATGCTGTTGATAATGATTTAAATATTATTTATGGAACAACAGTAAATGCCGATTTAGGTGATGAAATGATTGTTACAGTTATAGCAACTGGATATGAATTAAAAGCTAAAGATAATACATTTGATAATTTTGCAAGTGAATTATTTAATAAAACATCAAACGAGCAAGTAGTTATTACTAAAGAAGGTTTGATGGCTAAAGGTGAAGTGGAAAATGAAGTTAAACCTGATAAAACAGATAAAAAAATTAATCTGCCTTCATGGTTAACTGGAAATAAAAAATAG
- the sepF gene encoding cell division protein SepF yields MGLFSFFKKKPKEEAIKKQETVELIIFEQLEDADDTHLTRLATELINGKPLVINLEQLDIDGANKVIAFLSGVIYTIEGEISNIKEKIFLFGPTDVYTDGSVRKLLENL; encoded by the coding sequence ATGGGATTATTTAGTTTTTTCAAGAAGAAACCAAAAGAGGAAGCTATAAAAAAACAGGAGACTGTTGAACTAATAATTTTTGAACAATTAGAAGATGCAGATGATACCCATTTAACAAGACTTGCTACTGAGTTAATTAATGGAAAACCATTAGTTATTAATTTAGAACAGTTAGATATAGATGGTGCTAATAAGGTTATTGCCTTTTTATCAGGAGTTATTTATACTATTGAAGGTGAAATCTCCAACATTAAAGAAAAAATTTTCTTGTTTGGACCAACTGATGTTTATACTGATGGTAGTGTAAGAAAGTTATTAGAGAATCTATAA
- a CDS encoding YggS family pyridoxal phosphate-dependent enzyme → MFKIDNFDGVIVCASKYFNPSEMLEIKKLGINDFGENRVQDLLAKQKELVESNIIWHFIGKLQTNKIKSMINTIDYLHSLESIAQAELIEKYRDKPLFVFIQVNISDEEQKSGINPNNLAQFINELKKYDKIVLIGLMTIGVLDNLEKTEKVFNELSKLKDKYNLKYLSMGMTGDYELAIKHGSTHLRLGTYFKNLVGGNDGII, encoded by the coding sequence ATGTTTAAAATTGATAATTTTGATGGGGTAATTGTTTGTGCAAGCAAATACTTTAATCCATCAGAAATGCTTGAAATAAAGAAACTTGGTATTAATGATTTTGGCGAAAATCGTGTTCAAGATTTACTTGCTAAACAAAAAGAATTAGTTGAATCAAACATTATTTGGCATTTTATTGGTAAATTACAAACTAATAAAATTAAAAGTATGATAAATACAATTGATTATTTACATAGTTTAGAATCAATTGCTCAAGCAGAGTTAATTGAAAAATACCGAGATAAACCACTTTTTGTATTTATTCAAGTAAATATTAGTGATGAAGAACAAAAAAGTGGTATAAATCCTAATAATTTAGCTCAATTTATCAATGAATTAAAAAAATATGATAAAATAGTGTTGATAGGTTTAATGACAATCGGTGTTTTAGATAACTTAGAAAAAACCGAAAAAGTTTTTAACGAACTATCAAAATTAAAAGATAAATATAATTTAAAATATCTTTCAATGGGAATGACTGGTGATTATGAGCTTGCTATTAAGCATGGATCAACGCATTTAAGACTTGGAACATATTTTAAAAATTTAGTAGGAGGAAATGATGGGATTATTTAG
- the surE gene encoding 5'/3'-nucleotidase SurE has translation MNILIVNDDGIESKGLEVLARALAPHGKIYVSAPMNQQSGKSHAITIYNTLEVVQMPLLAGTIGTIAVNGSPADATKAGLRLFNVDFDLVVSGINDGPNIAKDILYSGTVGAAFEAKIYGVNAIAISADGLELEYLYDETIKTLDEIIENKLYEFDGILNVNFPKYTFAKPLGVLFTNQGKRYFHSELIKKNSIEDHYYLKGSISQFEEDLDSDVWAYNNGYISITPLTLNRTHHEMLNKLKKTK, from the coding sequence ATGAACATTTTAATTGTTAATGATGATGGAATTGAATCTAAAGGATTAGAAGTTTTAGCTAGAGCACTTGCTCCTCATGGTAAAATCTATGTTTCTGCACCAATGAATCAACAAAGTGGTAAAAGTCACGCAATAACAATCTATAACACACTTGAAGTTGTTCAAATGCCTTTATTAGCTGGAACAATTGGAACAATTGCTGTTAATGGATCACCAGCTGATGCAACAAAAGCAGGTTTAAGATTATTTAATGTTGATTTTGACTTAGTTGTTTCAGGAATAAATGATGGACCAAATATTGCAAAAGATATTTTATATTCTGGAACTGTCGGTGCTGCATTTGAAGCAAAGATTTATGGTGTAAATGCGATTGCTATTTCTGCTGATGGACTTGAACTTGAATATTTATATGATGAAACTATTAAAACATTAGATGAAATAATTGAAAACAAATTATATGAATTTGATGGTATTTTAAATGTTAATTTTCCAAAATATACATTTGCTAAACCACTTGGTGTTTTATTCACTAATCAAGGAAAACGTTATTTTCATTCAGAGTTAATTAAAAAGAATAGTATTGAAGATCATTACTATTTAAAAGGAAGCATTAGTCAATTTGAGGAAGATTTAGATAGTGATGTATGGGCATATAACAATGGTTATATTTCAATAACACCTTTAACACTTAATCGTACTCATCATGAAATGTTAAATAAATTAAAGAAAACTAAGTAA
- the ychF gene encoding redox-regulated ATPase YchF: MLKAGIVGLPNVGKSTLFNAITKADVLAANYPFATIEPNVGVVLVQDERLNELAKIVNPQRILPTTFEFTDIAGLVKGASKGEGLGNQFLSHIREVDAICHVVRCFEDENITHVSNKIDPVGDLETIKMELYLADLDQIERRIPRLAKMLKQNDRDAQIEHDVLNRIKTAIENDIDPKTLDISEEENKLIANYHLLSLKPSIYVANVADFELSDPNSNKHYLDLLEYAKKDNTIVIPISAQLEMEIAHLGYEDQLMFLEEYGIKESGLNKLIKEAYNLLGLRTYFTAGEKEVRAWTFINGMKAPQCAGIIHTDFEKGFIAAETISYDDLIAAGSRQKAKELGKVRIEGKEYIVKDGDILNFRFNV, from the coding sequence ATGTTAAAAGCTGGAATCGTTGGTTTACCAAATGTTGGAAAATCAACATTATTTAATGCAATTACTAAAGCAGATGTTTTAGCTGCAAATTATCCGTTTGCAACTATTGAACCAAATGTTGGAGTTGTTCTTGTTCAAGATGAACGTTTAAATGAATTAGCAAAAATTGTTAATCCACAAAGAATCTTACCAACAACTTTTGAGTTTACTGATATTGCTGGTTTAGTTAAAGGAGCGTCTAAAGGTGAAGGACTTGGAAATCAATTCTTAAGTCATATTCGTGAAGTAGATGCGATTTGTCACGTAGTACGTTGTTTTGAAGATGAAAATATTACACATGTTTCTAATAAAATAGATCCTGTTGGAGATTTAGAAACTATTAAAATGGAACTTTATCTTGCTGATTTAGATCAAATTGAAAGAAGAATTCCAAGATTAGCAAAAATGTTAAAACAAAATGATCGTGATGCACAGATCGAACATGATGTTTTAAATAGAATTAAAACAGCAATTGAAAATGATATTGATCCTAAAACATTAGATATTAGTGAAGAAGAAAATAAATTAATTGCAAACTACCATTTATTATCTTTAAAGCCATCAATATATGTTGCTAATGTTGCTGATTTTGAACTTAGTGATCCAAATTCGAATAAACATTATTTAGATTTATTAGAATATGCTAAAAAGGATAATACAATTGTTATTCCAATCAGTGCTCAATTAGAAATGGAAATTGCTCATCTAGGATATGAAGATCAATTAATGTTTTTAGAAGAATATGGTATTAAAGAATCGGGTTTAAATAAATTAATTAAAGAAGCATATAATTTATTAGGACTTAGAACATATTTTACTGCAGGTGAAAAAGAAGTAAGAGCTTGGACATTTATTAATGGAATGAAAGCACCACAATGTGCTGGAATTATTCATACTGATTTTGAAAAAGGTTTTATTGCTGCAGAAACTATTTCATACGATGATTTAATAGCTGCTGGAAGTAGACAAAAAGCTAAAGAATTAGGAAAAGTTAGAATTGAAGGAAAAGAATATATCGTAAAAGATGGCGATATATTAAATTTTAGATTTAATGTTTAA
- the ileS gene encoding isoleucine--tRNA ligase, translating into MELKDTLLMPKTEFQMRGNLGVREEEFQKRWKEMDLYNKVLEKNKDNTPFILHDGPPYANGNIHVGHALQKTLKDFVLRYKTMAGFYVPFIPGWDTHGLPIENEVVKKGLKRSEVSRKEFREKCEEFALQQVQKQKEQFMRLGVLGDWDNPYLTLDKSFIADQIQVFGKMVERNLIYRGLKPVYWSPSSESAFAEAEIEYQDKNSISIYFALPIVENEELKGANLLVWTTTPWTLPANLAVSVHPRMNYVLVNADGKKYVILNSLLNTLKEKLGWENVEVLKEFLGKDLEYVKYRHPLYNRVSPVILGEHVTDTDGTGLVHTAPGHGDDDYQVGLLYKLDILSPVDAKGYMTEEAGKYAGMFYEDANKEIVKDMDELGFLLKQDIITHSYPHDWRTRKPVIFRATPQWFASIDPLRKDLLEEIKKVNWTPSWGEVRLSNMIEGRGDWVISRQRVWGVPLPIFYLENGEAILDYQVIKHVSDLFREYGANIWYEWDAKDLLPKGYKNALSPNNIYEKEMDIMDVWFDSGSSYKVLDERGLPFPADLYLEGSDQYRGWFNSSLITSVAINGVAPYKNVVSHGFVLDGKGYKMSKSLGNTIDPLKIMKQQGADIIRLWAATTAYQSDVRISDELIKQTAESYRKIRNTFRFVLGNLFDFNPEENYISYSMRGRINRVMTLKYRSVINAVIDAYDAYEFDKVYRIIMPFIINDLSAFYLDFAKDVLYIEAQNNFERRAIQSTLYDIILGLLKVLNPIIPHTTSEAYWELPFHKEEDIYLESMPSKNEFTDEVLLKNFEIFEEMREKVLKELEIARNEKVIGKSLESRIDLQLTKEQIDAIKYLEVDLELVLISSNVNVEESDSFRVKVSKFEGEVCERCWRTFKVLNEKHLCDRCNKIVEDFK; encoded by the coding sequence ATGGAATTAAAAGATACATTATTAATGCCTAAAACTGAATTTCAAATGAGAGGAAATTTAGGTGTAAGAGAAGAAGAGTTTCAAAAAAGATGGAAAGAAATGGACTTATATAATAAAGTCTTAGAAAAAAATAAGGATAATACACCATTTATCCTACATGATGGTCCTCCATATGCAAATGGAAATATCCATGTTGGACACGCATTACAAAAAACACTTAAAGACTTTGTTTTAAGATACAAAACAATGGCTGGTTTTTATGTTCCTTTTATACCTGGTTGGGATACACATGGTTTACCAATTGAAAATGAAGTAGTTAAAAAAGGTTTAAAACGTAGTGAAGTATCAAGAAAAGAATTTAGAGAAAAATGTGAAGAATTTGCGTTACAACAAGTTCAAAAACAAAAAGAACAATTTATGAGATTAGGTGTTTTAGGGGATTGGGACAATCCTTATTTAACATTAGATAAATCATTTATTGCTGATCAAATTCAAGTTTTCGGTAAAATGGTTGAAAGAAATTTAATTTATCGTGGATTAAAGCCAGTTTATTGGTCTCCTTCAAGTGAATCAGCATTTGCAGAAGCAGAAATTGAGTACCAAGATAAAAATTCAATTTCAATTTACTTTGCATTACCAATTGTTGAAAATGAAGAATTAAAAGGTGCTAATCTTTTAGTTTGGACAACAACACCATGGACATTACCTGCAAACTTAGCTGTTTCAGTACACCCAAGAATGAATTATGTATTAGTAAATGCTGATGGAAAAAAATATGTTATCTTAAATTCATTACTTAATACATTAAAAGAAAAACTAGGATGGGAAAATGTTGAAGTATTGAAAGAATTCTTAGGCAAAGACCTAGAATATGTTAAATACAGACACCCATTATATAATAGAGTTTCACCTGTAATTTTAGGAGAACACGTTACTGATACTGACGGTACAGGACTTGTTCATACTGCTCCTGGTCATGGTGATGATGACTATCAAGTAGGTTTATTATATAAATTAGATATTTTAAGCCCTGTAGATGCTAAAGGATATATGACTGAAGAAGCTGGTAAATATGCTGGAATGTTCTATGAAGATGCTAATAAAGAAATTGTTAAAGATATGGATGAATTAGGATTCTTATTAAAACAAGACATAATTACTCACTCGTATCCACATGACTGGAGAACTAGAAAACCAGTTATTTTTAGAGCAACACCACAATGGTTTGCAAGTATTGATCCATTAAGAAAAGATTTGTTAGAAGAAATTAAAAAAGTAAATTGGACTCCAAGTTGGGGTGAAGTTAGATTGTCAAACATGATAGAAGGAAGAGGAGACTGGGTTATTTCACGCCAAAGAGTTTGGGGAGTACCACTTCCAATCTTCTATTTAGAAAATGGAGAAGCAATTTTAGATTATCAAGTTATTAAACATGTTTCTGATTTATTTAGAGAATATGGAGCAAATATTTGGTATGAATGGGATGCTAAAGACTTATTACCTAAAGGATATAAAAATGCATTAAGTCCTAATAATATCTATGAAAAAGAAATGGATATTATGGACGTTTGGTTTGATAGTGGCTCATCATATAAAGTGTTAGATGAAAGAGGACTACCATTCCCAGCAGATTTATATTTGGAAGGTTCTGATCAATATCGTGGGTGGTTTAATTCTTCATTAATTACTAGTGTTGCTATTAACGGTGTTGCTCCATATAAAAATGTAGTTAGTCATGGATTTGTTTTAGATGGTAAAGGTTATAAAATGAGTAAGTCACTTGGTAATACTATTGATCCACTTAAAATAATGAAACAACAAGGTGCTGATATTATTAGACTTTGGGCAGCAACTACAGCATATCAAAGTGATGTTAGAATAAGTGATGAATTAATTAAGCAAACAGCAGAATCATATCGTAAAATTAGAAATACATTTAGATTTGTTTTAGGAAATTTATTTGATTTCAATCCGGAAGAAAATTATATTTCTTATTCAATGCGTGGAAGAATTAATCGTGTAATGACATTGAAATACAGAAGTGTAATTAATGCTGTTATTGATGCTTATGATGCATATGAATTTGATAAAGTATATCGTATTATAATGCCATTTATAATTAATGATTTATCAGCATTCTATTTGGATTTTGCAAAAGATGTTTTATATATTGAAGCACAAAACAATTTTGAAAGAAGAGCAATCCAATCAACATTGTATGATATCATCTTAGGATTATTAAAAGTTTTAAATCCAATAATTCCACATACTACTTCAGAAGCATATTGGGAATTACCTTTCCATAAAGAAGAAGATATTTATTTAGAAAGTATGCCAAGTAAAAATGAATTTACTGATGAAGTATTATTAAAGAATTTTGAAATATTTGAAGAAATGCGTGAAAAAGTCTTAAAAGAATTAGAAATTGCTAGAAATGAAAAAGTGATTGGTAAATCATTAGAATCAAGAATTGATTTACAATTAACTAAGGAACAAATTGATGCAATTAAATATTTAGAAGTTGATTTAGAATTAGTATTAATCTCTTCTAATGTTAATGTAGAAGAAAGTGATTCATTTAGAGTTAAAGTGTCTAAATTTGAAGGGGAAGTTTGTGAAAGATGTTGGCGAACTTTCAAAGTGTTAAATGAAAAACATTTATGTGATAGATGTAATAAAATCGTGGAGGATTTTAAATGA
- a CDS encoding single-stranded DNA-binding protein yields the protein MLNQLVLIGRITHEPEAVILEDGKKVLRFQLAVQRGFKNYDGEYDTDFIQVTAWEGLATIVESFVKKGVMLAVKARIQTWQYQVTDDKKISMLEVIAEKITYLSTSKAKLEEEIK from the coding sequence ATGCTTAATCAATTAGTATTAATAGGAAGAATTACACATGAACCAGAAGCGGTAATACTTGAAGATGGTAAAAAGGTGTTAAGATTCCAATTAGCAGTGCAAAGAGGTTTTAAAAACTATGATGGAGAATATGATACTGACTTCATTCAAGTAACTGCTTGGGAAGGTTTAGCAACTATTGTTGAGTCATTTGTAAAAAAAGGTGTAATGTTAGCAGTAAAAGCAAGAATTCAAACATGGCAGTATCAAGTTACAGATGATAAAAAAATTAGTATGCTTGAAGTGATTGCTGAAAAGATTACATATTTATCGACAAGTAAAGCAAAATTAGAAGAAGAAATCAAATGA